Within the Leptogranulimonas caecicola genome, the region CACCTCCTGCATCCAGGTGCGCCATCTGGATACGCCTCCTGTGCCCAACCGCGACCTAAGCCCGGAGTCTGTGTCCACAGACCACACTCGGACCGCTGCTCAACGGACCTCTTTGGCAACCGATGGCGAGGAGGCATCCCGTGGATAAGTTCGAGCGCCACTTCACGTACCAGCCGCTTCCTGCGAAGCCCGGACCTGAGGTAGGGCATCCTGGTATGACGTTGGCATTTGTCGGCAATCCCAATTGCGGCAAAACCACGCTCTTCAACGCCTATACGGGCGCCAAGCTCAAGACCGCCAACTGGCCCGGCGTCACCGTGGAGGGCAAAGAGGGCGCCACCACCTTCGAGGGCGTAGAGATTCGCCTTATCGATCTGCCAGGAACCTACTCGCTCACCAGCTACACCATGGAAGAAGAGGTTGCCCGTTCCTACGTGCTTTCGGGTGATGCCGACGCCATCATCGACGTGGTGGACGCCAGCTCCCTGGAGCGCTCCCTCTATCTCACGTTGCAGCTTATCGACTTGGGTAAACCCGTGGTGGTAGCCCTCAACATGATGGATGTGGTGCGCAAGCGCGGCATGGAGATCGACGTGCACCGCCTTGCCGAGACCCTGGGCTGCCCCGTCATCCCGGTCTCTGCCCGCAAACGCGAAGGCCTGCAGCCTCTGCTTCACGCCGCCTACCATCACAAGGGCGCTCAGCACGATCCTTTCTGCCACGACCATGTGATAGACGACGGAATGGCCGAGAAACACCTCCACAACGTCATGGTCTACTCCCGTGACTTGGAAGCTAAGATCGACGAGGTGCAAGCTGCCTTTTGCAAGGCCTATCCTGATTGTGAGAATCCTCGCTGGCATGCGGTGAAGCTTCTGGAAGGCGACGTGTCGGTGAAGCGCGACTTCCCGCTGGATCTTCCAGTGTTGGAGCATAGCTATGAGGACGAGTTCATCAGCGAGCGCTATGACTTCATCTCCAGCGTGGTCAACGAGTGCGTATTCAATCGCTCGGCTCGTGCTGAGGCTACAAACAAGGCAGACCGCATCCTTACCAACCGCATCTGGTCTATTCCAGTGTTCTTGCTTATCATGGCCATCGTCTTTGGCCTCACCTTTGTGGTGGGCGATGCCATCAAAGAGGTGTTCCAAGGTTGGCTGGATGCCTTTAACGGCGGGGTGGGGGACTTGCTCGCCTCCATCGGAGCCTCGCCTGCGGTGGTGAGTCTGGTATGCGACGGTGCCATATCAGGCGTGGGCACGGTGCTCACCTTCCTGCCCAACATCTTCATTCTCTTCTGTGCTTTGGCGTTTTTGGAAGACTCCGGCTATATGAGCCGCGTGGCCTACGTCATGGACGGCATCATGGGCAGGTTGGGGCTTTCCGGCCGTGCCTTCATCCCCATGATCTTGGGCTTTGGCTGCTCAGTGCCGGCCATCATGAGCTCTAGGACCTTGGAGTCAGTGCGCGACCGCAGGCGCGTCATGCTGGTAACGCCTTTCATGAGCTGCTCGGCGCGCTTGCCCATCTATGTGCTCTTCTCGGGCCTCTTCTTCGATGCCTACGCAGGTCTTGTGGCCTTCTCCATGTACGTGCTGGGAATACTGGTGGCCTTGGCAGTGCTCAAGGTGATGTCTCTGACCGATAAGAGCGAAGAGACTGAAGGCAGCATGCTCCTCATCGAGCTCCCAGAATACAAGCTGCCAGACGCCCATACGGTGTGGATCTATGTATGGGATAAGGTCTGCGATTATGTGGAGCGCGCAGGCACGGTCATTTTTGCAGCTTCGGTCATCATGTGGCTGCTCCTTAACTTTGGCCCCACGGGCTATGTGGGAGAAGATGTGGCCAACTCCCTGGGTGCGACTATTGGCAGGATATTGGTGCCCTTCCTCGCCCCTATTGGCGCTGGTGACTGGCGCCTGGCAGTGGCGCTGCTGGCGGGCATTTCAGCCAAAGAAGTGGTGGTATCCTCGGTTTCGGTGCTCTTTGGAGTGGCGGGCGACGCCGTGGGCAGCCAAGCGCTGCACGCCGCTCTGCTGTCCATTGGCTTTGGGCCGGCAAACGCGCTGGCCTTTATGGCCTTCTGCCTGCTCTACGTACCCTGCATAGCCACCATCGCCACCATTCGCTCAGAGAGCCATTCGCGCAAATACGCCTGGTTTGCGGTGATCTTCCAAGTGGCAGTGGCCTGGGTGATCGCCTTTGTCGTCTACCAGATCGCACGACTGGTGATCTAAGAAAGCCTCCGAGTGTGAGTGACCCCTCATAAAGTGCCAACTTTCTTAGATTGTCACTTGCACCCAAGGGCGCCTATGCTATTATTTCTTTCGCACCAAACCTGTCGGAGTGGCGGAATTGGCAGACGCGCTAGCTTGAGGTGCTAGTGACTGACTAAAAGGTCGTGCGGGTTCAAGTCCCGCCTCCGACACCAGGACATTCAACGTGGATCCTTAGGGGTCCACGTTTTTTGTTATTGTGGGACAATCGGCGTCTGTTCCACCTATACTCTGCGCGTCTCACAGCCGCAGTGTGAGGAGACCTTATGATCCTTGGCAGCAGCATCACCGCTGTCGATAAAGGTGACGGCCGTCTCAAGGCTTTCTCCGGGCTTACCACCGTCATCAAGATATTGTCTTTGGTGGATGACGCCATTGCAGGCTATGACTCCCATGGCAAGATCATCATCGCCAACGGCAACCTGGCTGAGTTGACAGGCCTTTCTCGGCAGCAATTGATCGGTATGGATGTAAGCACGCTCTTTCTGCCGCTTACTGGCGTTCCTAAGACCCACGGGCGCCTGCCGTTTCCTTTAGACGGAGAAGAGACGCCGCTCCTTTGCCGCAAACCCAACCAAAACACCTGGACGCCGGTGCACGTGCGTGCCAAAGAGATGGGCGATGACGGCTCGTTTCTCATGGTAGCAAGGCCGTTTGTGGAAAAGTCTGTGTCGGGAGACGCCGGAGCAGTAGAGCCCGAGCTGGCAGTGCCGCACCTTTCGGCCAGCGACGTGCTGATCGACGCTGCGGTGGTGCCAGGCGAGGATCCGACCCCTTCGGGCATCGCAGTGAGCAACGCCGATCTCTATCAGAGCGCAGACGCCCCCGATGACTCGGTGCCCAATGATGTGGTTCGTGTGATTCAGGAGATTGGACGCGCGGCAGACACCGGCAATACTTCCGGCGTGCATGACATGCTGGTGCGCGAGCTGCGCAGCGCGGTGGATGCCGATGCCGCGGCGCTCTATACGGCCGGTTATGGCGGCTATGTGTTCAAGAGCTTCTCGGGAAAGTTGGGCGGCTCCTCCATGCCCACGTTTGTGGAGGGCAAGAACGCGGTGGTCTCCATCGCCTCTTCCCGCGGGCGCACAGCGAGTTTCGACCGCGTGCGGCAGGATACTGGCGAGATCGCCCTGGTGGATTCTGCCACGGGCAAAACCTATGAGATATCTGGGGCAGAAAACTTCCCCCTTACCTCGTTTTATGTGGTGCCTATCATCTATAACCGCTCCACGGTGGCGGTGGCCGCGGTGGGGTGGACCACTCCCCACGGGTTGGGAGGACACTCGGCAAAAGTACTGGACATCTTGGCAGTCCATCATGCCAACGACCTGCTGACCGCCCAGGCACTGGCTCTTACCTCGGCAAGCGAGCGGGTGCAGGACGTGGCCCATGAGAACCTTATGCACCTCGAAGAGCTCGAAGACAAAGCCACTTTCCTAGACTATTGCCGCGCCTTCGAGGCCATGGCGCAGGCTATCAACTGCCGCTTTGCCCCGGTCTTCCGCAATTTGCATCAAAACACCAACTTCATCAAGAAGGCTGACGGCTCGTTGGTGGACTTCCCCTTCACCATCAATGATTTGGCAGACGACCGCACTGCCCCCGAGGTATATGTGGGCCCGTTCTCCCACCACAAGGAACTCTCAGACTGGCTTGCGCAAAATCATATCCAGCGCGATGGCTTCGTGGTGGTAGTTCGTCAGCTGCGAGAAGAGCGCAGGGCGTTTTTGGTGCTTTCGGACGTGTCGGACATTCCTCTGGGAAACCTGGAGATCACGCTGTACAAGCGCTTTGTGCAAGACGTCTTTCGCCAAGACCAGCTCCAGCGCCAGCGCATCCAAAACTCCCTCATCGCCCATACGCTGCAGCAGGGCATGGGAAATCACATGCAGCATGTGCAGGGCTTATCGGCGCAGGCCGTGTATAACTCGGCTACCGAGAGTGCCAATGTGGGCGGCGACTTCTACGATCTTCTGCGCCTTGAGAACAACCGTGCCTGCATCATCTTGGGCGACGTGGCAGGCAAAGGCGTGCAGGCAGCCAGCGTGTCGGCGGCAGTGCGCACCGCTTTGGGCACCTATGTGTGGGAGGGTATGGAGCCGGCGCATATGGTGCGTTCGCTCAATGACTTCTTCTTGGGATTTTCGCGCCTAGACTCTTTCGCCACCCTCTTTGTAGGCCTGCTGGATGTGAGGTCTGGTAAGCTCACCTACTGCTCGGCAGGGCATCCCCCGGCATTCCTGCTGCATCCCAAGGACAACCAGATGGAGCTCTTAAACGTGCAATCCGGCGTGGTGGGCGCATTCCGCGAGATGGTCTTCAAAGACGGCATCGTGCAGCTTGAGCCCGGAGACGAGCTGGTGCTCTATACCGACGGCGTTACTGAATCCCGCGATCCCTCCGGCATCTTCTTTGGCGAGACCGGTCTTCGCGAGACATTGGTGCGCGAGATGGACACGGACGTCCATGACATGGCAGACGCCATCATGAACACCCTCTACGACTTTACCGGCGGCCGCCTGGACGACGACGTGGCTATCATGGCCCTGCGCTACAACGGATTGGATGACGCCCCTGAAGACGACTCTTCAGGCCTGGGCACGGAGGGCAAAGGCGCGGTGCTTGCCCCAAGCGAAAGCCACCAGAGTGCCCAAACTGGAGCCTCTGAAGGAGAGCAGCTGTGAGTGCCGCAGGCCTGAGCCGAGAAGAGCGCTGCCGCAAAGTGGTGCGAATCCTCTGGATCATCCTTATCCTCAACTGGGCAGTGGCGGCAGCCAAGTTCTTTTACGGCGCCGCTACAGGCTCGCTCTCCATGCGCAACGACGGCATTGCGAGCGCCTTTGACGGCCTGTCCAACATCGTGGGCATCCTGGGCGTCAAGATGGCCTCCCAACCCCCTGACAAGGCCCATCCCTATGGCCACGCCAAGTTCGAGACCTATGCGTCGCTGGCTATCGGGGTCATGTTGGCGGTGGCTGCCTACAACCTCGCCGCCGACGGCATCCAAGCCCTTTTGGGCCACAGGAGCGCAGTGGAGGTTAACGGCGGCTCCTATGTGGTGATGGTGGGGACCCTCGTCATAAATCTAGCGGTCTC harbors:
- the feoB gene encoding ferrous iron transport protein B, producing MDKFERHFTYQPLPAKPGPEVGHPGMTLAFVGNPNCGKTTLFNAYTGAKLKTANWPGVTVEGKEGATTFEGVEIRLIDLPGTYSLTSYTMEEEVARSYVLSGDADAIIDVVDASSLERSLYLTLQLIDLGKPVVVALNMMDVVRKRGMEIDVHRLAETLGCPVIPVSARKREGLQPLLHAAYHHKGAQHDPFCHDHVIDDGMAEKHLHNVMVYSRDLEAKIDEVQAAFCKAYPDCENPRWHAVKLLEGDVSVKRDFPLDLPVLEHSYEDEFISERYDFISSVVNECVFNRSARAEATNKADRILTNRIWSIPVFLLIMAIVFGLTFVVGDAIKEVFQGWLDAFNGGVGDLLASIGASPAVVSLVCDGAISGVGTVLTFLPNIFILFCALAFLEDSGYMSRVAYVMDGIMGRLGLSGRAFIPMILGFGCSVPAIMSSRTLESVRDRRRVMLVTPFMSCSARLPIYVLFSGLFFDAYAGLVAFSMYVLGILVALAVLKVMSLTDKSEETEGSMLLIELPEYKLPDAHTVWIYVWDKVCDYVERAGTVIFAASVIMWLLLNFGPTGYVGEDVANSLGATIGRILVPFLAPIGAGDWRLAVALLAGISAKEVVVSSVSVLFGVAGDAVGSQALHAALLSIGFGPANALAFMAFCLLYVPCIATIATIRSESHSRKYAWFAVIFQVAVAWVIAFVVYQIARLVI
- a CDS encoding SpoIIE family protein phosphatase, giving the protein MILGSSITAVDKGDGRLKAFSGLTTVIKILSLVDDAIAGYDSHGKIIIANGNLAELTGLSRQQLIGMDVSTLFLPLTGVPKTHGRLPFPLDGEETPLLCRKPNQNTWTPVHVRAKEMGDDGSFLMVARPFVEKSVSGDAGAVEPELAVPHLSASDVLIDAAVVPGEDPTPSGIAVSNADLYQSADAPDDSVPNDVVRVIQEIGRAADTGNTSGVHDMLVRELRSAVDADAAALYTAGYGGYVFKSFSGKLGGSSMPTFVEGKNAVVSIASSRGRTASFDRVRQDTGEIALVDSATGKTYEISGAENFPLTSFYVVPIIYNRSTVAVAAVGWTTPHGLGGHSAKVLDILAVHHANDLLTAQALALTSASERVQDVAHENLMHLEELEDKATFLDYCRAFEAMAQAINCRFAPVFRNLHQNTNFIKKADGSLVDFPFTINDLADDRTAPEVYVGPFSHHKELSDWLAQNHIQRDGFVVVVRQLREERRAFLVLSDVSDIPLGNLEITLYKRFVQDVFRQDQLQRQRIQNSLIAHTLQQGMGNHMQHVQGLSAQAVYNSATESANVGGDFYDLLRLENNRACIILGDVAGKGVQAASVSAAVRTALGTYVWEGMEPAHMVRSLNDFFLGFSRLDSFATLFVGLLDVRSGKLTYCSAGHPPAFLLHPKDNQMELLNVQSGVVGAFREMVFKDGIVQLEPGDELVLYTDGVTESRDPSGIFFGETGLRETLVREMDTDVHDMADAIMNTLYDFTGGRLDDDVAIMALRYNGLDDAPEDDSSGLGTEGKGAVLAPSESHQSAQTGASEGEQL